A genomic window from Sulfurospirillum multivorans DSM 12446 includes:
- a CDS encoding DMSO/selenate family reductase complex B subunit encodes MEKNKHFGFYLDQTRCVGCRTCQLACKDYHDSPIGVSYRRVSEYEGGSWVKNENNLLQPFNVFAYYSSIACNHCDDPACTKACPTGAMHMGDYGIVDVDTSKCIGCKSCAMACPYGAPQFNEHTGHMSKCNGCQERLDEGMMPICVDACPFRAIEAGPISELREKHGHIAGVAPLPAYEITRPNLCIKPEKNAQPSNKGNGTAHLPQTLSEVSYDIV; translated from the coding sequence ATGGAAAAAAATAAACATTTTGGATTTTATCTTGATCAAACTCGTTGTGTGGGATGCCGCACATGTCAATTAGCCTGTAAAGATTACCATGATTCACCCATCGGTGTCAGTTACCGTCGTGTGAGTGAATACGAAGGTGGTAGTTGGGTTAAAAATGAAAACAACCTTTTACAGCCTTTCAATGTTTTTGCCTATTACAGTTCTATTGCATGTAACCATTGTGATGATCCTGCCTGTACAAAAGCGTGCCCAACTGGAGCGATGCATATGGGAGATTATGGCATTGTGGATGTCGATACAAGCAAATGCATCGGATGTAAATCCTGTGCAATGGCTTGTCCTTATGGCGCACCTCAATTTAATGAACACACAGGACATATGAGTAAATGTAATGGGTGTCAAGAGCGCTTGGATGAGGGGATGATGCCTATTTGTGTTGATGCTTGTCCTTTCCGTGCTATTGAGGCAGGGCCTATCAGTGAATTGCGTGAAAAACACGGCCATATCGCTGGTGTTGCTCCATTGCCAGCTTATGAAATTACCCGACCAAATTTATGCATCAAACCTGAAAAAAATGCTCAACCATCCAATAAAGGCAATGGAACTGCCCATCTGCCACAAACTCTTTCGGAGGTCTCTTATGACATTGTCTAA
- a CDS encoding DmsC/YnfH family molybdoenzyme membrane anchor subunit, whose translation MTLSNIIIGELPLVFFTVVAQAAVGLSLVYALCTKLSSNAKIDSRKNFGALFLALTCFGIIASVFHLGDPLHAPYMILRMAGFSQNGTWIVSWLPLEILGIGIMALLGILVMLRGSLIAIYALPFVGFLTLFAMSGIYGSMVQIVPTWSFGLTFLLFCASALLLGGFTYRAFFAEVTKEIALSSLVSIGGFVLFALALLLYTLHNAEVHIDAIANVFDLMHGYYGCFVGGGLILAGLALMLNIYKDLLPESFTCNMSKLSLVIVFIGVLATRVAFYGLITTHFFIG comes from the coding sequence ATGACATTGTCTAATATTATCATAGGCGAATTGCCACTGGTATTTTTTACGGTTGTTGCGCAAGCTGCCGTGGGTCTTTCATTAGTATATGCCCTTTGCACAAAACTCAGCTCTAATGCTAAAATAGACTCACGTAAAAACTTTGGTGCACTCTTTTTGGCTTTGACATGTTTTGGTATTATCGCCTCGGTCTTTCACTTGGGTGATCCTTTGCATGCTCCGTATATGATACTCCGCATGGCAGGATTTAGCCAAAATGGAACATGGATTGTTTCATGGCTACCTTTAGAGATTTTAGGTATTGGCATTATGGCACTTCTTGGTATCCTTGTTATGTTGAGAGGTTCCTTAATAGCTATTTATGCGCTCCCTTTTGTGGGCTTTTTGACACTGTTTGCCATGAGTGGTATCTATGGTTCTATGGTACAAATTGTTCCAACATGGAGCTTTGGATTAACCTTTTTATTGTTCTGTGCCTCCGCTTTGCTCTTGGGTGGATTTACCTATCGTGCATTTTTTGCTGAAGTCACTAAAGAAATTGCACTTTCATCACTGGTGAGTATAGGTGGGTTTGTTTTATTTGCACTGGCACTGCTTCTTTACACGCTCCATAATGCAGAAGTACACATTGATGCTATCGCAAATGTATTTGATTTGATGCATGGTTATTATGGTTGTTTTGTAGGTGGTGGGTTGATTTTAGCAGGTCTTGCGCTGATGCTTAATATCTACAAAGACTTACTTCCAGAGAGCTTTACATGTAACATGTCAAAGCTCTCTCTTGTCATTGTTTTTATAGGCGTTTTAGCAACTAGAGTTGCATTTTACGGGCTGATTACAACGCATTTTTTTATTGGATAA
- a CDS encoding TorD/DmsD family molecular chaperone, with translation MDYTTLSLAANVFAQFLASPPDAKTWQMLKENHVLEEWFIDTQTPTCEQGTMLWKRSHGEESSDTIAADFTRLFLCDEEFLKAPPYASFYLESSGEIFTQESDDVQAVYDAFSFQTTRLIQEPADHIATQLEFLSLLLKSAAQSDAFAKHISQFIAIHLAPWMTSWTVDVQNNAQSLFYRGLGYHIQTYYELLIETFQPNVVPRIIHRKAS, from the coding sequence ATGGATTATACAACACTAAGCCTTGCCGCAAATGTTTTTGCACAATTCCTAGCGTCACCTCCTGATGCTAAAACATGGCAAATGCTTAAAGAAAATCACGTTTTAGAAGAGTGGTTTATAGATACGCAAACACCAACCTGTGAACAAGGAACAATGTTATGGAAACGCTCCCATGGTGAGGAGAGTAGCGATACGATTGCGGCTGATTTTACACGCCTTTTTCTATGCGATGAAGAATTTTTGAAAGCACCGCCTTATGCATCTTTTTACCTTGAGTCATCGGGTGAAATTTTTACACAAGAGAGCGATGATGTCCAAGCAGTTTATGATGCGTTTTCATTTCAAACGACACGTCTAATACAGGAGCCCGCCGACCACATCGCCACTCAATTGGAATTTTTAAGTTTACTGCTTAAAAGTGCGGCACAAAGTGATGCTTTTGCAAAACATATTAGCCAGTTTATAGCGATACATTTAGCCCCTTGGATGACATCGTGGACAGTGGATGTACAAAACAATGCTCAGTCGTTGTTTTATAGAGGTTTGGGATACCACATCCAAACCTACTATGAACTTTTGATTGAAACATTTCAACCTAATGTTGTACCACGCATTATCCATCGTAAAGCTTCATGA
- a CDS encoding Lcl C-terminal domain-containing protein: MKKYMASFLFCAMNVMAECSLSSNALIARKGEVTDTKTGLIWSRCSLGQVWHKSKGCVGDVELLRRNEAEERVRSLGTKWRLPSIDELLTLVEPRCKSPMINAKFFGKVYNFTGEGAIYLSSSIYLEGDEVMPTLFYTIDLMNGGVDAHTKSFVGAVRLVR, translated from the coding sequence ATGAAAAAATATATGGCAAGTTTTCTTTTTTGTGCGATGAACGTAATGGCTGAGTGTTCCTTGTCTTCAAACGCCTTGATCGCAAGAAAGGGCGAAGTGACCGATACCAAAACAGGACTTATCTGGAGTCGATGCTCCTTAGGTCAAGTGTGGCACAAGAGCAAAGGGTGTGTTGGTGATGTAGAGCTTTTAAGACGTAATGAGGCAGAAGAGCGTGTGCGTTCGCTTGGAACAAAGTGGCGCTTGCCGAGTATTGATGAGCTATTAACCCTTGTGGAACCTCGGTGTAAAAGCCCGATGATCAATGCCAAATTTTTTGGCAAAGTGTATAATTTTACAGGTGAGGGTGCGATTTATCTTAGTTCTTCGATTTACCTTGAGGGTGATGAGGTCATGCCAACGCTTTTTTATACGATAGATTTGATGAACGGTGGCGTAGATGCCCATACCAAAAGTTTTGTGGGAGCCGTGCGGTTGGTGCGTTAG
- the hemH gene encoding ferrochelatase gives MQKALVLLNMGGPNNLDEVKVFLSNMFNDANIITVKSALLRRFIAFMITSTRTKKAQANYAKLGGKSPLVGYTKHLVAKLQSALPALHVNFAMRYTPPFCDALIEELKAKGIEEVILLPLYPHYSTTTTKSSVEDFMKVAKALDFKARIRVIDRFFENERYNRLLVKKIKEALGANDPTQMELIFSAHSLPQEIIANGDPYQREITLHVKLVEQLLHEEGVQFKEVHLAYQSKLGPVKWLEPSMEEKLSTLENKNALIVPISFTIDNSETEFELSMEYAELAHRLGFERYIVAKCPNDDEAFVECIKGLID, from the coding sequence ATGCAAAAAGCGCTTGTCCTACTCAATATGGGAGGACCCAATAACCTTGATGAAGTCAAAGTTTTTTTATCCAATATGTTCAATGACGCCAATATCATCACCGTAAAGAGCGCTCTTTTACGCCGTTTTATCGCTTTTATGATCACCTCAACACGTACCAAAAAAGCCCAAGCCAACTACGCCAAACTCGGAGGCAAATCGCCTTTAGTCGGCTACACCAAACACCTGGTAGCAAAGCTACAAAGCGCACTTCCAGCTTTACATGTAAACTTTGCGATGCGCTACACGCCTCCCTTTTGTGATGCGTTGATTGAGGAGCTCAAAGCCAAGGGAATTGAAGAGGTTATCTTGTTGCCACTGTATCCGCACTACTCGACCACGACGACCAAGTCTTCGGTGGAAGATTTTATGAAAGTGGCGAAAGCATTGGACTTTAAAGCGCGTATTCGCGTGATTGATCGTTTTTTTGAGAACGAAAGATATAACCGCCTTTTGGTGAAAAAGATCAAAGAAGCGTTAGGAGCGAATGATCCAACGCAGATGGAGCTCATCTTCTCCGCGCACTCTCTGCCTCAAGAGATCATCGCGAATGGCGATCCGTATCAGAGAGAAATAACGTTACATGTAAAGCTTGTTGAACAACTTTTACACGAAGAAGGTGTGCAGTTTAAAGAGGTACATTTAGCCTATCAGTCGAAGCTTGGACCGGTTAAATGGCTTGAGCCTTCGATGGAGGAAAAACTCTCAACGCTTGAAAATAAAAATGCGCTCATTGTTCCGATCTCGTTTACGATTGATAATTCTGAAACAGAGTTTGAACTCAGTATGGAGTATGCCGAGCTTGCGCACCGACTTGGATTTGAACGCTATATCGTGGCAAAATGCCCCAATGATGATGAGGCGTTTGTGGAGTGCATTAAAGGCTTAATTGACTAA